In Paenibacillus sp. 1781tsa1, one DNA window encodes the following:
- a CDS encoding aldo/keto reductase — MAKQQIRLGKTDLVVNPIGLGANAVGGHNIYPDMLNDETGKEVVRTALKQGINFVDTAYIYGPEHSERLIGEVLKETGQRQNTIIATKAAHKFVDGKIVIDNSPAFLKTSVDEALKRLQTDYIDLFYIHFPDEHTPKDEAVDTLKQLKDAGKIRAIGVSNFSINQLREANKDGHVDVLQSEYNLFKREAEKELLPYTAEHNISFVPYFPLAAGLLGGKYNRNTTFQDGRAKNPLFTGEAFIENLDKVEQLRSIAQSKDVEVAHLVLAWYLTQPSIDALIPGAKRPEQVINNLQTLNVELTAEEIAVVDQIFRS; from the coding sequence AGCAAATACGGTTGGGCAAGACCGATCTGGTCGTAAATCCCATTGGACTGGGTGCAAATGCTGTAGGAGGGCATAATATCTATCCAGACATGCTGAATGATGAAACAGGTAAGGAAGTGGTTCGTACAGCTTTGAAACAAGGGATTAACTTTGTGGACACGGCATACATCTATGGACCTGAGCATTCCGAACGATTGATCGGCGAAGTATTGAAGGAAACTGGTCAGCGACAGAATACCATCATTGCGACCAAGGCAGCTCATAAATTTGTGGATGGCAAGATTGTCATAGATAACTCACCTGCTTTTCTGAAGACATCCGTGGACGAGGCGTTAAAACGTCTGCAAACGGATTACATTGATCTGTTCTACATTCACTTTCCGGATGAACATACGCCTAAGGATGAAGCGGTAGATACGTTAAAACAATTAAAAGACGCTGGTAAAATTCGTGCGATTGGCGTATCTAATTTCTCCATTAATCAGTTACGTGAAGCCAACAAAGACGGGCATGTAGACGTATTACAATCTGAATATAATCTGTTCAAAAGAGAAGCGGAGAAAGAGCTGTTGCCGTATACGGCTGAGCATAATATTTCTTTTGTGCCTTACTTCCCACTGGCAGCGGGACTGCTCGGTGGTAAATATAATCGCAATACAACCTTTCAGGATGGACGGGCGAAGAATCCGCTGTTCACCGGTGAAGCTTTCATTGAAAATTTGGATAAAGTGGAGCAACTGCGCAGCATAGCACAATCCAAGGATGTTGAGGTTGCTCATCTGGTTCTGGCCTGGTACCTGACTCAGCCTTCGATTGATGCACTGATTCCAGGTGCCAAGAGACCAGAGCAGGTCATTAACAATCTGCAAACATTAAATGTGGAATTAACTGCTGAAGAAATTGCCGTTGTGGATCAGATCTTTCGTTCATGA
- a CDS encoding polysaccharide deacetylase family protein yields the protein MNLKAARVIGMFTLIILLGSSSAYAKPVQKNRQYYEERGEIVWEVPTQDKLIALTFDDGPDPVQTPQILALLQQYQAKGTFFVLGKWAEKFPELIKQEQLEGHEIANHTYAHTYAVRSTRADKYMKDMNAAESSIIEAGAERPLLFRPPGGYYNDMVIQAAKQKGYTIVLWSWHQDTRDWASPGVSAIVKKVLNNARNGDIVLFHDKVEGKSHTVAALKTILPKLQQQGYRFVTVSELLAVKAREAAKDGAAPSSSLKHVKP from the coding sequence ATGAACCTGAAGGCAGCCCGAGTCATCGGAATGTTCACGCTAATTATTTTGCTGGGTAGCAGTTCTGCTTATGCGAAGCCTGTACAGAAGAACCGTCAGTATTATGAGGAACGAGGAGAGATCGTGTGGGAAGTTCCCACACAGGATAAACTCATCGCCCTGACCTTTGATGATGGACCAGATCCGGTTCAGACTCCGCAGATTCTCGCATTGCTTCAGCAATATCAAGCCAAAGGAACCTTTTTTGTACTGGGCAAATGGGCAGAGAAATTTCCTGAACTGATTAAGCAGGAACAGCTCGAAGGGCATGAAATCGCCAATCATACGTATGCGCACACGTATGCAGTCCGATCAACACGTGCGGACAAGTACATGAAGGATATGAACGCAGCGGAAAGTTCCATCATTGAAGCGGGTGCGGAGCGGCCCTTGTTGTTCAGACCACCTGGCGGCTATTACAATGATATGGTCATTCAGGCTGCCAAACAAAAAGGGTATACCATTGTACTCTGGTCTTGGCATCAGGATACACGGGACTGGGCTTCCCCAGGTGTATCGGCTATCGTTAAGAAAGTACTGAATAACGCACGTAATGGGGATATTGTACTCTTCCACGATAAGGTGGAAGGCAAGTCCCATACGGTAGCTGCACTCAAAACGATCCTGCCGAAGTTACAGCAGCAGGGATATCGATTCGTGACGGTGTCTGAGCTGCTTGCTGTGAAGGCACGTGAAGCTGCGAAGGATGGGGCTGCACCTTCTTCTTCGTTGAAGCATGTGAAGCCCTAG
- a CDS encoding YwbE family protein: MNGQQRVNIKPGLEVDIVLKQDQATGKLTRGIVKDLLTKSPTHPHGIKVRLTSGQVGRVKQVITGGSN; this comes from the coding sequence ATGAATGGACAACAACGAGTAAATATTAAACCGGGTCTTGAAGTGGACATTGTATTGAAGCAGGACCAAGCTACAGGTAAGCTGACACGTGGCATTGTGAAGGATCTATTAACCAAGTCCCCTACACATCCACACGGAATCAAAGTACGACTGACGAGTGGCCAAGTGGGACGTGTGAAACAGGTCATCACTGGAGGATCGAACTAA
- a CDS encoding DUF4269 domain-containing protein, translating to MSTTAEVMAHLASGNARQQDAYRVIQSSGLLDILAAYPPYPAGTVPIDIDVPGSDLDLLCYAEDLDAFEAEMYDQLGAVGEFQCVRGGDLPGQRPYVTCNLQVGHWPVEIFAQSVPVNRQNAYLHMIVEWRLLQLWGDAGHREIRRLKQAGWKTEPAFASVLGLQGDPYVDMLHLAEMKREDLWSWARSRTSFSTD from the coding sequence ATGAGCACGACCGCAGAAGTAATGGCACATCTGGCTTCGGGTAATGCACGTCAGCAGGACGCATATCGCGTAATACAGAGCAGTGGCTTGCTCGATATATTAGCTGCCTACCCCCCCTATCCGGCGGGGACAGTACCGATTGATATTGATGTTCCGGGCAGTGATCTGGATCTGCTGTGTTATGCGGAGGATCTGGATGCCTTTGAAGCTGAGATGTATGATCAGCTCGGAGCTGTTGGTGAGTTTCAATGTGTTCGTGGTGGGGATCTTCCCGGCCAACGTCCTTATGTGACTTGTAATTTGCAAGTGGGACATTGGCCTGTGGAGATTTTTGCCCAATCCGTGCCGGTTAACAGGCAGAATGCATACCTACATATGATTGTGGAGTGGAGATTGTTACAACTGTGGGGAGACGCGGGACATCGTGAGATCCGCAGACTGAAACAGGCAGGGTGGAAGACGGAGCCTGCATTTGCTTCTGTACTTGGATTACAGGGAGATCCATATGTGGACATGCTGCATCTGGCCGAGATGAAACGTGAAGATCTCTGGAGCTGGGCGCGTTCACGCACGTCTTTTTCAACGGATTAG
- a CDS encoding sensor histidine kinase has product MMLNQKKCVFKSRLLELPLKGRESMNLIRSLRFKFIVGLTLIMLPLFMLLYYNNVYAMKVVRDKVSLTNMNHLAKSVEQNERVLQETNRYLYSLGERDPDIISLFFLKYGSGDYIIAKQRIMNKFMTDIGFYNLIDSFFLYDAVNDDLLLATSGNYDVKKSVVQESMPVQMLQLEGDIQKPEWSIVRGGTWNALVKTVRINQQFYAGALVDMNALNHTQQFTESGDRGGAVIVGTDGGALSDSTLTIAQIQLAAAHLPGLKDPYQVISEVVNKGEARQYLMLGIASAMSEMNYIVLLPEEDMMRNLPFFQQIIRLLPIGAAVILVTALIFLRHLLFRPMNALIRGMRRVSRGDLDVKLEPPSSSELEFMTRSFNQMTSEIRHLKIDVYEEQLRTREAEFKQLQMQINPHFYLNSLNIIHSLASLQKHELVQQMAGHLADYFRFSLRAGKRVIRLDEELEHIRHYLEIQKLRFPNRFDFELDIEPNLEHYVIPPLTIQPFVENAIIHGFQRRTQAFVIRIVARLGAKSSSQVDGTVLQLMIVDNGVGFDEELLERLQHGQYAEDPSGQHIGIWNVAHRLLVKYGDQASLQFGNEADHGAKVIIDLPAQTEEEEGGAHAEPVDRG; this is encoded by the coding sequence ATGATGTTGAATCAAAAAAAGTGTGTGTTCAAAAGCAGACTTCTTGAACTACCTCTCAAAGGGCGGGAATCCATGAACTTGATCCGTTCACTTCGTTTTAAATTTATTGTGGGTTTAACATTGATCATGCTGCCACTATTCATGCTGCTTTATTACAACAACGTCTACGCCATGAAAGTCGTACGTGACAAAGTATCCCTCACCAATATGAATCATCTCGCCAAGAGTGTGGAGCAGAATGAACGTGTATTACAGGAGACGAATCGGTATTTATATAGTCTGGGCGAGAGGGACCCGGATATTATCTCTCTGTTTTTTCTGAAATACGGCAGCGGCGATTATATCATTGCAAAGCAACGGATTATGAACAAATTCATGACAGATATCGGTTTTTATAATCTAATCGATTCTTTTTTCCTATATGATGCCGTGAATGATGATCTGCTGCTCGCCACTTCAGGCAATTATGATGTCAAAAAGTCGGTTGTGCAGGAGAGTATGCCAGTCCAAATGCTGCAATTGGAAGGGGATATCCAGAAGCCGGAATGGAGCATCGTGCGTGGCGGAACGTGGAATGCACTGGTGAAAACGGTGCGAATCAACCAGCAGTTCTATGCAGGTGCACTTGTGGATATGAATGCACTGAATCATACACAACAATTCACTGAATCTGGGGATCGGGGTGGCGCAGTCATTGTTGGAACAGACGGTGGGGCATTATCTGATTCCACATTGACTATTGCACAGATTCAGCTGGCTGCAGCGCATCTTCCTGGCCTGAAGGATCCGTATCAGGTGATCTCTGAAGTTGTGAACAAGGGAGAAGCACGTCAATATTTGATGTTGGGTATTGCCTCGGCCATGTCCGAGATGAATTATATCGTGCTACTGCCTGAGGAAGACATGATGCGTAACCTCCCGTTTTTCCAGCAGATCATTCGTCTGCTTCCCATTGGTGCGGCAGTAATTCTGGTTACTGCACTGATCTTTTTGCGGCATCTGTTATTCCGCCCGATGAATGCGTTGATTCGCGGCATGAGAAGGGTGAGCCGGGGAGATCTCGATGTGAAGCTGGAACCGCCATCTTCTTCGGAACTTGAATTTATGACACGAAGTTTCAATCAAATGACCAGTGAGATCAGACATCTGAAGATTGATGTGTATGAGGAACAACTGCGAACGCGGGAGGCAGAGTTCAAACAATTACAGATGCAAATCAATCCGCACTTTTACCTGAATTCACTCAATATTATTCATAGCCTGGCTTCCTTGCAGAAGCATGAGTTGGTGCAGCAGATGGCTGGTCATCTGGCCGATTATTTTCGATTCAGTCTGCGCGCAGGCAAACGTGTTATTCGTCTGGATGAAGAGCTGGAGCACATTCGTCATTACTTAGAAATTCAAAAGCTGAGGTTTCCAAACAGATTCGATTTTGAACTGGATATCGAACCGAATCTGGAACATTATGTGATTCCTCCATTAACCATTCAGCCGTTTGTGGAGAATGCCATTATTCATGGATTTCAGCGCCGGACACAAGCCTTTGTCATTCGGATTGTGGCACGCCTCGGTGCGAAGTCATCCAGCCAGGTCGATGGGACGGTGCTTCAACTGATGATTGTGGATAATGGTGTCGGATTTGATGAGGAATTATTGGAGCGTCTGCAACATGGACAGTACGCTGAAGACCCGAGTGGACAGCATATCGGTATATGGAACGTGGCTCATCGGCTTTTAGTGAAGTATGGTGATCAAGCCAGTTTGCAGTTTGGAAATGAGGCGGATCATGGGGCCAAAGTCATCATTGATTTACCCGCTCAGACCGAAGAGGAAGAAGGGGGAGCCCATGCGGAACCTGTTGATCGTGGATGA
- a CDS encoding helix-turn-helix domain-containing protein produces MRNLLIVDDEVYALQAMVEGVNWQAAGVEQVFSACDAEEAREILRANAIDIIICDIEMPGETGLDLQSWVLKHDPGILTIFLTGHALFDYAQTAIKLNSFDYVLKPAPADQLIKVVTQAVEKIKDGELRTRTNEVYETVYKRWKTHKPLLTERFWKDAISQRITLTKQRLQELAELYGAEIDPQARVLPIVISVEEWVREFDLRDEEVLEYALRNAAREILLGNKPGEVFQDQSGLNIVLAYEQDGIIPSESEVAQRCQGYIQDCGTYFYCRLSCYVGVPVAVTELQGMLNELMDMERRNIKELEEVFVYDERGRDQEDRFLPIPWFSELSILFETGKVGDLRERVDEIFELLAAQDGLSPEMLHLYYHAMLHVVYPLLHQKNVSIRSLYPGEREPEESMVTRSLPQLKQWTSDLIDRVIPVLYPDDHSPMTIVDQLCVYIETHIGEELMREELAAFAGFNPAYLSRLFRKEKGMSLSEFILQGRVAKAKTLLSQSTVKVTDIAGKVGYYNYSHFTKMFKKCTGITPQEFRKQSRTV; encoded by the coding sequence ATGCGGAACCTGTTGATCGTGGATGATGAAGTGTATGCATTACAAGCGATGGTGGAAGGCGTTAACTGGCAAGCAGCAGGCGTCGAGCAGGTATTCAGTGCTTGTGATGCCGAAGAGGCAAGAGAGATCTTAAGGGCAAATGCTATTGATATTATAATCTGTGATATCGAGATGCCTGGTGAAACAGGGCTTGACCTGCAAAGCTGGGTGTTGAAACATGATCCAGGCATACTGACCATTTTCCTGACAGGGCATGCTTTATTCGATTATGCTCAGACAGCCATCAAGCTAAATAGCTTTGATTATGTGTTGAAGCCGGCTCCAGCGGATCAATTGATTAAGGTAGTCACCCAGGCGGTGGAGAAGATCAAGGATGGAGAGCTGCGTACCCGTACCAACGAAGTTTATGAGACCGTATACAAACGCTGGAAAACCCATAAACCGCTACTAACAGAACGCTTCTGGAAAGATGCCATCTCTCAACGCATCACGTTAACCAAACAACGGTTGCAAGAGCTCGCAGAATTGTATGGAGCCGAGATTGACCCGCAGGCTCGTGTGTTACCCATAGTGATCTCGGTGGAGGAGTGGGTGCGTGAGTTCGACCTGCGCGACGAAGAGGTGCTGGAATATGCGCTCCGTAATGCAGCCAGGGAGATTCTGCTTGGCAACAAGCCGGGCGAGGTATTTCAGGATCAAAGTGGATTGAATATTGTGCTTGCTTATGAGCAAGACGGCATCATCCCAAGTGAGAGCGAAGTGGCACAACGTTGTCAGGGGTATATCCAGGATTGTGGTACGTATTTCTACTGCCGCTTGTCCTGTTATGTTGGTGTCCCGGTGGCTGTAACGGAGCTGCAAGGCATGTTAAATGAACTGATGGATATGGAACGGCGCAATATTAAGGAGCTTGAAGAAGTTTTTGTCTATGATGAGCGGGGAAGAGATCAGGAAGATCGCTTTTTGCCTATTCCATGGTTTTCGGAATTATCCATTCTTTTTGAGACGGGGAAAGTAGGGGACTTGCGAGAACGTGTGGATGAGATTTTTGAGTTGCTTGCTGCCCAGGATGGACTGTCTCCTGAAATGTTGCATCTCTACTACCATGCCATGCTGCATGTGGTCTATCCACTGCTTCATCAGAAAAACGTGTCCATACGCAGTCTTTATCCGGGTGAACGGGAGCCGGAAGAGAGTATGGTGACAAGGTCGTTGCCGCAGTTGAAACAGTGGACGTCGGATCTGATTGATCGTGTTATCCCGGTATTGTACCCGGACGATCATAGTCCCATGACCATTGTGGATCAGTTGTGCGTTTATATTGAAACTCATATTGGTGAAGAACTCATGCGTGAGGAACTTGCAGCTTTTGCCGGATTCAATCCCGCTTATCTATCCCGTCTGTTTCGAAAAGAGAAGGGCATGTCCCTATCTGAGTTTATCCTGCAGGGCAGAGTAGCTAAAGCGAAAACGTTGTTGTCCCAGTCCACCGTCAAAGTGACGGATATCGCTGGCAAGGTGGGATACTATAATTACTCGCATTTCACCAAAATGTTCAAAAAGTGCACGGGTATAACGCCACAGGAGTTTCGAAAACAGTCACGTACCGTATAG
- a CDS encoding sugar ABC transporter permease: MKTQPQAGKGVRISEIPGETVRKRKSVWHNLGKFKVLYLMFLPGVLFLLVNNYMPMFGVLIAFKNVNYADGIWGSPWSGWDNFKYLFSTSDAWEITRNTLAYNTVFIALNLFVGVGLAILLNEVKNKAMSKLYQSLMLLPYFLSMIVVSYLVLAFLGKDSGFMNSTILQMFGGQPIDWYSEPKYWPYILPLVNTWKNIGYYAVIYLAAVVGIDEEYYEAAVLDGATKWHQIRFITIPFLVPLIVIMTLLQIGRIFYADFSLFYQVPLESGALFPVTNVLDTYVYRTFLIGGDIGMSSAAGLYQAIVGFVLVLVSNTIVRRIDKDNALF; this comes from the coding sequence ATGAAGACACAACCCCAGGCGGGTAAGGGAGTACGGATATCGGAAATACCGGGAGAAACAGTCCGAAAGCGCAAATCTGTGTGGCACAATCTTGGCAAATTCAAGGTGCTGTATCTCATGTTCTTGCCAGGTGTCCTGTTTCTGCTGGTGAACAACTATATGCCGATGTTCGGCGTTCTGATCGCATTCAAAAATGTAAACTATGCCGATGGTATTTGGGGTAGCCCATGGAGTGGATGGGACAATTTTAAATATTTGTTCTCAACCAGTGATGCATGGGAAATTACCCGAAATACACTCGCGTATAACACGGTGTTTATTGCACTGAATCTCTTTGTAGGTGTCGGGCTTGCTATTCTGCTCAATGAAGTGAAGAACAAAGCAATGTCCAAGTTATATCAATCACTTATGCTATTACCGTATTTCCTGTCCATGATTGTGGTCAGTTATCTGGTACTGGCTTTCCTGGGCAAGGATTCAGGCTTCATGAACTCAACGATTCTGCAGATGTTCGGCGGTCAGCCGATCGACTGGTATTCAGAGCCGAAGTATTGGCCGTATATTTTGCCACTGGTGAACACATGGAAGAATATTGGATATTATGCCGTCATTTATCTGGCAGCTGTCGTGGGTATCGATGAAGAATATTATGAAGCAGCTGTGCTCGATGGCGCAACCAAATGGCATCAGATACGCTTCATTACCATTCCGTTTCTCGTCCCATTAATCGTCATTATGACGTTATTGCAGATTGGCCGTATATTCTATGCTGACTTCAGTCTGTTCTACCAGGTTCCATTGGAATCGGGGGCGCTGTTCCCTGTAACGAATGTACTGGATACCTACGTATATCGTACGTTCCTTATCGGTGGAGATATCGGGATGTCATCAGCAGCTGGTCTATACCAAGCAATCGTTGGATTTGTGCTGGTTCTTGTATCCAATACCATCGTAAGGCGAATAGATAAAGATAATGCATTATTTTGA
- a CDS encoding carbohydrate ABC transporter permease, whose translation MKSRDPLAVSKRSASVIHAMFLFYAIACIVPILLVFSISFSDETTVIANGYKLIPEKFSLTAYEFLFRDMDQIIHSYGISFIVTVVGTITSVALTALYAYPLSRRDLPYRGWFAFFIFFTMLFNGGLVPWYLVYVNVLDLKNSLLALIMPLLLSPFFVLVMRTFFANSIPVSILESARIDGAGELRTFARIVLPLSLPVMATVALFSTLNYWNDWYLSMIFISDNRTISLQYLMYRTLLDIQYLTTNSNVSSQISSQGGLLNLPNKTLQMAMAVVGIGPIVLAYPFFQRYFIKGLTVGAVKG comes from the coding sequence GTGAAATCACGTGATCCACTAGCCGTATCGAAGCGTTCCGCATCCGTTATTCATGCGATGTTTCTATTCTATGCCATTGCCTGTATCGTGCCGATCCTGCTTGTCTTCTCCATCTCATTTTCGGACGAGACAACCGTAATTGCCAATGGATATAAGCTTATTCCAGAGAAATTCAGCCTGACGGCTTATGAGTTTCTGTTCAGAGATATGGATCAGATCATTCACTCGTATGGTATATCCTTTATCGTTACCGTTGTAGGTACCATTACAAGTGTTGCGCTGACCGCATTGTATGCGTATCCGCTCTCACGGAGAGATCTGCCTTACCGAGGTTGGTTCGCCTTTTTCATCTTCTTCACGATGCTGTTCAATGGGGGGCTGGTACCTTGGTACCTGGTCTATGTCAACGTATTGGATCTGAAAAACTCCCTACTGGCACTCATTATGCCGCTACTGCTATCCCCATTCTTTGTACTGGTCATGCGTACATTCTTCGCGAACTCCATTCCGGTGTCTATTCTGGAATCGGCTCGGATTGATGGTGCGGGAGAATTGAGAACGTTTGCACGTATCGTACTTCCGCTCTCTCTTCCCGTAATGGCAACCGTTGCGTTGTTCAGTACACTGAATTACTGGAATGACTGGTATCTTAGCATGATTTTTATATCAGATAACCGGACGATCAGCCTTCAGTACCTTATGTACCGGACGCTGCTCGATATTCAATATTTAACAACCAACTCCAACGTCTCTTCACAGATTTCGTCGCAGGGTGGATTGCTCAATTTGCCTAACAAAACTCTGCAAATGGCAATGGCTGTGGTCGGTATTGGTCCAATTGTACTGGCATATCCGTTCTTCCAGCGTTATTTCATCAAAGGTCTTACAGTTGGCGCTGTGAAGGGATAA
- a CDS encoding ABC transporter substrate-binding protein, producing MVRSLKVWSRMMATVMALSLVLAACSSDKGGTTTPGAEGGGASEGGGKPYEVTLFYPGTPQKDVALVEAEINKKMEPKIGATLKINAIDWGQWDNKLNLMISSGEKSDIIFTAAWQNYTVNVAKGAFLPLNDLLDEYGQDIKKNLDPAFLEGSQVDGVNYGVPTNKELAATRGVLVRKDLADKYKLDLTAVKTWADLEPLLKTIKENEPSITPFYMSNTNGNGLLENLDWDYLGDASVPGVISKTAGGTTVLNEVETPEFKEAAELARKWYQAGYINSDAATSNVFPKDQAKAGKAFLWTDGMKPGKDKEEEGYVGFPLTQIEMTQPTITTGDASGAMLAISRSSEQPEKAMQVINLLHSDKEINNLLNFGIEGTHYVKKDGQDNIITLPEGVDANSRTYNPGAQWQLGNQFLNFLWDNEDPQKWEKFKEFNAKGVKSPALGFTFNSQSVKNEIAAVNNVNKQFKPGMTSGAVDPNEMIPKYLEKLKAAGIDKIIAAKQEQLDAFLAKSK from the coding sequence TTGGTTAGATCATTAAAGGTATGGTCACGCATGATGGCAACGGTTATGGCGCTGAGCCTGGTGCTGGCTGCTTGCTCATCAGACAAGGGTGGAACAACAACACCTGGCGCAGAAGGCGGAGGAGCAAGTGAAGGCGGGGGCAAACCCTATGAAGTGACACTGTTCTACCCAGGGACACCACAGAAGGATGTCGCTCTGGTGGAAGCCGAGATTAACAAAAAGATGGAACCAAAGATCGGGGCCACGCTTAAGATCAATGCGATTGACTGGGGACAGTGGGATAACAAGCTGAATCTCATGATCTCCTCAGGTGAAAAATCAGACATTATCTTCACAGCAGCTTGGCAGAACTACACGGTGAATGTAGCTAAAGGCGCATTCTTGCCATTGAATGATCTGCTTGATGAATATGGTCAGGATATCAAGAAAAACCTGGACCCTGCCTTTCTGGAAGGTTCCCAGGTGGACGGCGTGAATTACGGGGTTCCTACGAATAAGGAACTCGCTGCCACACGTGGTGTGTTGGTACGTAAAGATCTGGCTGACAAGTATAAGCTGGACCTGACAGCCGTAAAAACTTGGGCTGATCTGGAGCCCCTGCTCAAAACAATCAAGGAAAACGAGCCATCCATCACACCATTCTATATGTCCAATACCAACGGTAACGGGCTGTTGGAAAATCTGGATTGGGATTATCTCGGTGATGCTTCCGTACCTGGAGTCATCTCCAAAACAGCAGGCGGAACAACGGTGCTGAATGAAGTAGAGACCCCTGAATTCAAAGAAGCGGCTGAACTCGCTCGCAAGTGGTATCAAGCAGGATATATCAACAGTGATGCTGCTACGTCCAATGTGTTCCCGAAAGACCAGGCGAAGGCTGGAAAAGCGTTTCTCTGGACAGATGGCATGAAGCCAGGCAAGGATAAAGAAGAAGAAGGGTATGTGGGTTTCCCACTGACTCAGATTGAGATGACACAGCCGACAATCACGACGGGTGATGCATCTGGAGCGATGCTTGCGATCTCCCGTTCTTCCGAGCAACCGGAGAAAGCGATGCAGGTCATTAACCTGCTGCATTCCGACAAGGAAATTAACAACTTGCTGAACTTCGGAATTGAAGGCACCCATTATGTGAAAAAAGACGGACAGGATAATATCATTACTCTCCCTGAAGGCGTAGATGCCAACAGTCGTACCTACAATCCAGGTGCCCAGTGGCAGCTTGGTAACCAGTTCCTGAACTTCCTCTGGGATAATGAAGATCCGCAGAAGTGGGAAAAGTTCAAAGAATTTAACGCCAAAGGTGTGAAGTCCCCAGCACTGGGCTTTACATTCAACAGTCAATCTGTCAAAAATGAAATTGCTGCGGTCAACAACGTGAACAAACAGTTCAAGCCGGGCATGACATCGGGCGCCGTTGATCCGAATGAGATGATTCCGAAATATCTGGAGAAATTGAAAGCAGCGGGAATTGATAAAATTATTGCAGCCAAACAGGAACAACTCGATGCATTCCTTGCCAAAAGTAAATAA